AGTTTTAGCCTTGCGGCCGTACTCCCCAGGCGGGTCACTTAATGTGTTAACTGCGGCACCCCAGCAAAAGCCGGGACACCTAGTGACCATCGTTTAGGGCGTGGACTACCAGGGTATCTAATCCTGTTTGCTCCCCACGCTTTTGCGCCTCAGCGTCAGTATTGTTCCAGAAGGCCGCCTTCGCCAATGATGTTCCTCCCGATATCTACGAATTTCACCTCTACACCGGGAATTCCGCCTTCCTCTCCCATACTCTAGCTTGACAGTATTCAGTGCAGTTCCTTGTTTAAGTCAAGGGATTTCACACTGAACTTACCAAGCCGCCTACGCGCGCTTTACGCCCAATACTTCCGGACAACGCTTGCATCCTACGTTTTACCGCGGCTGCTGGCACGTAGTTGGCCGATGCTTCCTTTAGCGGTACAGTCAATATTATTCTGTATTAGAGAATAACACCATCTTCCCGCTCGACAGAGCTTTACAACCCGAAGGCCTTCATCGCTCACGTGGTGTCGCTGGGTCAGGCTTTCGCCCATTGCCCAAAATTCCTCACTGCTGCCTCCCGTAGGAGTCTGGACCGTGTTTAAGTTCCAGTGTGGCTGATCGTCCTTCCAGACCAGCTACCGGTCTTAGCCTTGGTGAGCCGTTACCTCACCAACAAGCTGATCGGACATGGGCTCATCTTCAGATGAAAGCTTGTAAACAGAGGCCTCCTTTCTTGTTTAATATCTCAATTAAACAGGATATTCGGTATTAGTTAACCTTTCGATTAGTTATCCCGATTCTAAAGGTAGATTACCCATGCATTACTCACCCGCGCGCCGCTTTACTTCTCTGATTGCTCAGAGTTTCTCGCACGACTTGCATGTGTTATGCACACCACCAGCGTTAGTCCTGAGCCAGGATCAAACTCTTAATGGTAAATGAATCTAAATGTTCAATTTCAAAGGAATATAACTATCCACTATTAAATTATCAAAGAACAAACCCGATTCTATCGGGGATTAGTATAATATTCACACTTCAAAACTCATGTCAAGCTTATTTTTGCTTTTATTATTTAAGCTCAACATCCTGTTGAGATATTGCATGCTTATTACCCCGGCAATCAGCTCTGGGACGTTATGTGAATCGTTTTCCCTGCTTATGAATACACTATAAGCAAACCTTGAAAAGTAAACCACGTTCACACATTTGCAGCTGGCCGTTAGATGTTAAAATCTCTTTACTCATTTGTACAATTATCTTAATCTTGCAGCTTGCAACTTATGCTAAATATCTTGAGAAAAACATTTATTTCTTTAAAACATAGAAATTTCAGATTATTCTGGATCGGTCAGGCAGTATCACTTATAGGAACATGGATGCAGAATATGGGACAGGCATGGCTTATATTAAAACTTACAAATTCGCCTTTTCTCCTTGGTGTAATAGGTGCAGCACAATACATGCCTATACTGTTTTTATCCATATTTGCTGGCAGCATAGTTGATAGATTCCCGAAACGGCGCCTTATAATTCTAACACAAACTGTGATGGCAATACTTGCATTTGTTATCTGGATTCTAACAGCTACAGGTATTGTAAATTACTGGCATGTTCTGGTATTAGCGTCGCTGCTTGGTTTAGCAACAAGCCTTGATGTGCCGGCCAGACAGGCATTTATGATCAACCTTGTAGGCAGAGATGAGCTTATGAACGCTATTGCACTGAATTCCACAACCTTTAATTTAGCCCGGCTTATAGGGCCTGCTATAGCTGGTTTGCTCATAGCAAAGGTAGGTATTGCAACAACATTTTTGCTTAACGGTATAAGCTTTTTACCGGTTATAATAGGATTGCTTATGATAGATATAGACGGCTTGCCCGGTAAGTCTATCACAAAAAATGTAATCGAGGGTGTTAAAGAAGGGCTTAATTATATAAAAACCAACGCAGTAGTTTTAAATGTCATAGTTCTAATGGCGATTGTATCATTATTTGCAATCAACTTTAATGTGGTTGTTCCCATATACTCAAAATTCATTTTTCATAACAATCCTGAGATTTTTGGTTTTTTCATGTCATCACTTGGTGTAGGTTCTCTGATAGGAGCTATAATAGTAGCTTTTAGAAGCAGCCATAATCCTAATCCACTTTTTCTTATAATCGGTGCAATTATTTTATCTGCATTCCAGATGGTGATAGCATTTGTAACTGGCATGTATCCTGCCATAATAGTTCTGCTCTTAATAGGATTCGGAACAATTATTTTTACCGCACTTTCAAACACAACAATACAACTCAACACGCCTGACGAACTAAAGGGCAGGGCGATGAGCGTATACTCTCTTGTATTTATGGGCGTTACACCTATCGGTAATCTATTCATTGGCGGTATCGCGGATACTTTAGGAGTACGGGTCTCTATCTTTATTGGTGGGTTATTGGGCTTGGCACCTTCTATCTATTATTTAATAAGATTCCTTAAACCCAAAAAGGTGAACGGTATGTTAATATGATAGATCTAAACCTTTTTAGCCAGTTATTCAACAATAAAGGTTAAATAACCAGCGTTTTCTCCGATACGGGAAACACCGTTCTGAAGACTCAACTTCTACCTTTTACAGGCGGGGTAAGAATATTACCGTAACTATACATTTATGCTTTTATCCGTCTCTTCTTTCTTCAATAACTTTCCGTGACATGGGGAACCTTCCCTCATCATCATTGCACCGCATTTTGGACATCTTTCTTCTTTGCATGGTGTACCAGCCTTGTGCCGTATCCTTTCGCTGCATTTGGGGCAAATACAAAATCTACCGGCACCCATGCCATCATGAGGACCTTTAAATTCATGCATTTCAATATTACCTCCCTCGATTTTTAATGCCTTACCTTTTATTAATGCGTCTGCTATTTTCCTATGTGCTGACTCTATGATCCTGCCAAAGGTAGGCCTGGATACGTGCATTTTTTTTGCTGCCTGTTCCTGATAAAGACCTTCGTAATCGGCGAGCCGTACTGCTTCGAGCTCATCTATGCTAAGAATGATCTCTTGCAGCACACGTATCGGTATATCCACCGGTTTAAAATACCGGCTGTTTGGCAAAAACCCTACCCTTCTACAACACATTGGTCTTGGCATTAAATCACCTCGTTCTGATTATAAACATACGCTTATAACATGTCAACCGCCTTCGGAAACTTTGAACAGGCACGATGATACAGACTGCATGATAAAAAGCAAAACGAGTAAAAGTCATGCTGAACCGTTTCAGCATCTAACCACACCATGCCTCCCATTGTTTTTTTAACTTTTATAGCTATCTTAATAAAAGATGACATTGTATAAAATGCATCTTTACATGCATATAATACAAAACTATTGACGAATAGTTTGTTATGATAAAGATCATAAGCAGATAGTCGGGTCCTGTGTTTAGATAAGTT
This is a stretch of genomic DNA from Deltaproteobacteria bacterium. It encodes these proteins:
- a CDS encoding MFS transporter, giving the protein MLNILRKTFISLKHRNFRLFWIGQAVSLIGTWMQNMGQAWLILKLTNSPFLLGVIGAAQYMPILFLSIFAGSIVDRFPKRRLIILTQTVMAILAFVIWILTATGIVNYWHVLVLASLLGLATSLDVPARQAFMINLVGRDELMNAIALNSTTFNLARLIGPAIAGLLIAKVGIATTFLLNGISFLPVIIGLLMIDIDGLPGKSITKNVIEGVKEGLNYIKTNAVVLNVIVLMAIVSLFAINFNVVVPIYSKFIFHNNPEIFGFFMSSLGVGSLIGAIIVAFRSSHNPNPLFLIIGAIILSAFQMVIAFVTGMYPAIIVLLLIGFGTIIFTALSNTTIQLNTPDELKGRAMSVYSLVFMGVTPIGNLFIGGIADTLGVRVSIFIGGLLGLAPSIYYLIRFLKPKKVNGMLI
- a CDS encoding DUF134 domain-containing protein, encoding MPRPMCCRRVGFLPNSRYFKPVDIPIRVLQEIILSIDELEAVRLADYEGLYQEQAAKKMHVSRPTFGRIIESAHRKIADALIKGKALKIEGGNIEMHEFKGPHDGMGAGRFCICPKCSERIRHKAGTPCKEERCPKCGAMMMREGSPCHGKLLKKEETDKSINV